Proteins from a genomic interval of Methanoplanus endosymbiosus:
- a CDS encoding ribose-phosphate diphosphokinase: protein MKIIGNEKSQVLAAKTAGILGAELLPVEFRKFPDGELFLRAEGIGNEITIIGSIVDSDSFVQLLLLIDACEGAEITLVIPYMGYARQDKKFHEGEPVSSRAIAGALSRNVSKIYTINIHEESVLNFFDTDAENLSLAPYMGRYIKELGLENPLILGPDGGAAEFAKAVAGENGWDSDHLVKTRLSGTEVRIEPKTVEAKGREVVFVDDIIATGGTLANAASMLMNQGAAGVHAACVHGVFAKGGYSKLCSSGLKSVVSADTIESASSVISAAQCIADALRK, encoded by the coding sequence ATGAAGATAATCGGAAATGAAAAATCACAGGTTCTCGCGGCAAAAACAGCCGGGATTTTAGGTGCGGAGCTGCTGCCGGTTGAGTTTCGAAAATTCCCTGACGGAGAACTTTTTCTGAGGGCAGAAGGCATTGGTAACGAGATAACTATAATCGGGAGCATAGTTGACAGTGATTCCTTTGTGCAGCTTCTTCTCTTAATAGATGCGTGCGAAGGGGCAGAGATCACTCTTGTCATTCCGTATATGGGATATGCAAGACAGGACAAAAAATTCCATGAGGGTGAGCCTGTCAGCAGTCGGGCGATTGCAGGCGCACTGTCACGTAATGTCTCAAAGATATATACAATAAATATCCATGAAGAGTCAGTGCTTAATTTCTTTGATACAGATGCAGAAAACCTCTCCCTTGCACCATATATGGGCAGGTATATAAAGGAACTCGGCCTTGAAAATCCCCTGATCCTTGGCCCTGACGGCGGTGCGGCAGAATTTGCAAAGGCTGTTGCCGGTGAAAACGGATGGGACAGTGACCATCTTGTAAAAACAAGGCTTTCAGGGACTGAAGTCAGGATTGAACCAAAGACGGTTGAGGCTAAGGGAAGAGAGGTCGTCTTTGTTGATGACATCATCGCAACCGGAGGCACACTTGCAAACGCGGCTTCAATGCTTATGAATCAGGGGGCAGCCGGAGTTCACGCAGCATGTGTCCACGGTGTATTTGCCAAGGGCGGCTACTCAAAGCTCTGTTCTTCCGGGCTTAAATCCGTTGTATCAGCCGATACGATTGAGTCAGCATCAAGTGTCATCTCGGCGGCGCAGTGCATAGCTGATGCACTCCGGAAGTAA
- a CDS encoding thiamine S protein, with amino-acid sequence MKCTFTLIKENITEEAEFEGDTPLSDLMLACGIIPDTVIIELNGRIIPEDELAEEAGYDIITTASRG; translated from the coding sequence ATGAAATGCACTTTCACCCTGATAAAAGAAAATATTACAGAAGAAGCTGAGTTTGAGGGGGATACTCCACTTTCCGATCTCATGCTGGCCTGCGGAATAATTCCGGACACTGTAATTATTGAGCTTAACGGCAGAATAATTCCGGAGGACGAATTAGCAGAGGAAGCCGGTTATGATATTATAACCACTGCTTCCCGGGGATAA
- a CDS encoding DUF4276 family protein, translated as MLKGLLPSMIPEYIQVRYVIFQGKQDLEKQIVKKLRGWRTPDTFFVILRDQDNGNCIEIRENLMNKCREAHRDNTMVRIACTELESFYLGDLRAVEDGFDIPGIAEKQSLKKFQSPDSIKKPSEELRNITNG; from the coding sequence ATGCTTAAGGGGCTTCTTCCTTCAATGATTCCGGAATATATTCAGGTACGCTATGTGATATTTCAGGGGAAACAGGATTTAGAGAAACAGATTGTAAAAAAACTCAGAGGCTGGAGAACTCCCGATACTTTTTTTGTAATTCTAAGGGACCAGGACAATGGTAACTGTATAGAGATCAGGGAAAATCTCATGAACAAATGCAGGGAAGCACACAGGGATAATACAATGGTGCGGATTGCGTGCACCGAACTTGAATCATTTTATCTTGGTGATTTAAGAGCGGTCGAAGATGGATTTGACATTCCCGGTATCGCTGAAAAGCAGAGCTTAAAAAAATTTCAGAGTCCGGACAGCATAAAAAAACCCTCAGAAGAACTCAGAAATATTACGAATGGATAA
- a CDS encoding AAA family ATPase: MKIESIRLKNFKAFQDAEMTDIPDFCIIVGANGSGKSTIFSVFKFLKDALSGNVNSALVKLGGSRGFEEVRSRNSKGPIEIEIKFRESSEKPLITYFLRINERKGRAYVENKILKYHRGSRGKPLSILEFADGKGYAVTEISDDAQDKVLSETSDISKLQREEQNLKSNDILAIKGLTQFEKFPAVVSLGNFIENWHTSDFHINRARPEQEAGYAEHLLTEGENLSIVIQYLHREYPETFGIIIELLKDRVPGITDVESKTTEEGRVLLKFQDGSFEDPFLARYVSDGTIKMLAYLVLLYDPNPHPLLCVEEPENQLYPKLLWELAEEFRDYANRGGQVFVSTHSPDFLNAALPDEVYWLEKSDGYTKIKRAKDDEQIAAYMEEGDQMGSLWREGFFGEI, translated from the coding sequence ATGAAAATTGAATCAATAAGGCTGAAGAACTTCAAGGCATTTCAGGATGCTGAGATGACTGATATTCCGGATTTCTGTATAATAGTCGGAGCTAACGGAAGCGGCAAAAGCACAATATTCAGCGTATTTAAATTTTTAAAAGATGCACTCTCAGGCAATGTAAACTCAGCACTTGTAAAACTTGGAGGCAGCAGAGGATTTGAAGAAGTCCGCAGCAGAAATTCCAAAGGCCCGATAGAGATCGAAATAAAATTCAGGGAATCTTCTGAAAAACCACTGATAACATATTTTCTCCGGATAAATGAGCGAAAAGGTCGGGCATATGTTGAAAATAAGATATTAAAATACCACCGTGGCAGCAGAGGAAAACCCCTGAGCATTCTTGAATTTGCAGATGGTAAGGGGTACGCAGTAACAGAAATTTCTGATGATGCACAGGATAAAGTACTGAGTGAGACATCAGACATAAGTAAACTCCAGAGAGAAGAACAGAACTTAAAATCCAATGATATTCTGGCGATAAAGGGCCTCACACAGTTTGAAAAATTCCCGGCAGTGGTCTCACTTGGCAATTTTATTGAAAACTGGCATACATCCGATTTTCATATAAACAGGGCACGCCCAGAACAGGAAGCCGGATATGCGGAACATCTCTTAACTGAAGGTGAAAATCTCTCGATTGTAATACAGTATCTGCACAGGGAATATCCTGAGACATTTGGGATAATTATTGAACTGCTAAAGGACCGGGTCCCCGGCATAACAGATGTAGAATCAAAGACAACGGAAGAGGGGCGTGTCCTTCTGAAGTTTCAGGACGGATCTTTTGAAGATCCATTCCTTGCCCGTTATGTCTCTGACGGAACAATAAAGATGCTGGCATATCTCGTTCTCCTTTATGATCCAAATCCACACCCCCTCTTATGTGTTGAAGAACCAGAAAACCAGCTCTACCCTAAACTCCTGTGGGAACTTGCCGAAGAATTCAGGGACTATGCAAATCGCGGCGGGCAGGTGTTTGTATCTACCCACTCCCCCGACTTCCTCAATGCCGCCCTCCCTGATGAAGTGTACTGGCTTGAAAAATCAGATGGCTATACGAAAATAAAACGGGCAAAAGATGATGAACAGATAGCTGCCTACATGGAAGAAGGCGATCAGATGGGGTCTCTCTGGAGAGAGGGCTTTTTTGGTGAGATCTGA
- a CDS encoding chemotaxis protein CheW: MAIIDVVVFEIGETLYALDIHLAREIVEMMPITPVPRAPPHIAGIINLRGEITNIIKLNEILALPENEDQENQKIIVLMSDTSGGSNLGIIVDNVHSVIQVDENTIDQMDSAFSKEAYVRGIIKERSDLDGEEKTELIIWIDLGLILNTLKEE, encoded by the coding sequence ATGGCAATTATTGATGTGGTGGTCTTTGAGATCGGCGAAACATTATACGCACTTGACATACATCTGGCAAGAGAGATCGTTGAGATGATGCCGATAACACCCGTCCCCAGGGCACCGCCGCATATTGCAGGAATCATCAATTTAAGGGGTGAAATTACAAACATAATTAAACTCAATGAAATCCTCGCCCTTCCTGAGAATGAGGACCAGGAAAACCAGAAGATTATAGTGCTGATGTCTGACACCTCAGGCGGTTCAAATCTTGGAATTATCGTTGACAATGTCCACTCTGTCATTCAGGTGGATGAAAATACCATTGATCAGATGGACTCTGCATTCTCAAAAGAGGCATATGTCAGGGGAATTATTAAGGAGAGGTCTGATCTCGATGGCGAGGAGAAGACTGAGCTTATAATCTGGATTGATCTCGGGCTGATTCTTAATACCCTGAAAGAGGAATAA
- the lonB gene encoding ATP-dependent protease LonB, with protein MDKDDKINPNIDDVSPEVNNQGGAGESPSPAETKGSINQDNNKTITDNPNVSVVGSEDIPEEKAEDPKIKPEDIELESLNSSSEIEVPEKLIDQVIGQEHAVEVIRKAAIQRRHVMMIGTPGTGKSMLAKAMAELLPKEEMQDILVYPNSEDSNNPIIRSVKAGRGKEIVAAHKAEAKKRAQTRNTLIMILIFGIMGYAIITGQLLMGIIGAAFIFMALQYSRPKEEAMVPKLLVSNTPDSTAPYIDGTGSHAGALLGDVRHDPFQSGGLETPAHDRVEAGAIHKSNKGVLFVDEINTLTPHSQQNLLTALQEGEFSITGQSERSSGAMVKTEPVPCSFIMIAAGNLDAMEGMHPALRSRIRGYGYEVYMQDTMPDTPENQKKFITFVAQEVKNDGKIPPFDRSAIEEIMRDARRRSNRKGHLTLKLRDIGGLIRVSGDMARQDNSEITTAEHVLRAKEIAKSVEDQISDEYTRRSREYDLTIVEGTAVGRVNGLAVVGHDSGQVLPIMAEATPTQSATGNVIATGLLKEIAQESIKNVSAILKKFTGKDIRNMDIHIQFIGTYNGVEGDSASVSVATAVISAIENIPVRQDVAMTGSLSVRGNVLPIGGATYKIEAAAKAGIKTVIIPKSNLDDVLIEDRYRDMVEIIPVSTIEEVLEIALVPEKKEDFMEKLNKLANMKPSEFIESISGNIASSTGL; from the coding sequence ATGGATAAAGACGATAAAATAAATCCCAATATTGATGATGTCTCTCCTGAGGTCAATAATCAGGGTGGAGCAGGGGAATCTCCGTCACCTGCCGAAACCAAAGGGAGCATAAATCAGGATAATAACAAGACAATAACAGACAATCCCAATGTATCAGTTGTAGGTTCAGAAGATATTCCGGAGGAGAAGGCAGAAGATCCAAAGATCAAGCCGGAGGATATTGAGCTTGAAAGCCTCAACTCATCCTCTGAGATAGAGGTGCCTGAAAAGCTCATTGATCAGGTAATTGGACAGGAGCATGCAGTAGAGGTCATAAGGAAGGCTGCCATCCAGAGGCGGCATGTCATGATGATCGGGACACCGGGTACTGGCAAATCAATGCTTGCAAAGGCAATGGCCGAACTCCTCCCGAAAGAGGAGATGCAGGACATACTTGTATATCCAAATTCCGAAGACTCAAATAACCCGATAATCCGGTCAGTAAAAGCCGGAAGAGGCAAGGAGATAGTTGCTGCCCACAAAGCGGAGGCGAAGAAGAGGGCGCAGACGAGAAATACCCTCATCATGATTCTTATCTTCGGAATTATGGGCTATGCGATAATTACCGGACAGCTGCTGATGGGTATCATCGGTGCTGCCTTCATATTCATGGCACTACAGTATTCAAGGCCGAAAGAAGAGGCAATGGTGCCAAAACTTCTCGTCTCCAACACTCCTGACAGCACAGCACCATATATTGACGGAACAGGATCGCATGCAGGTGCACTTCTCGGTGATGTCAGGCACGATCCGTTCCAGTCCGGCGGACTTGAGACCCCGGCGCATGACCGTGTTGAAGCCGGAGCTATTCACAAGTCCAACAAGGGTGTGCTCTTCGTGGATGAGATCAATACTCTGACTCCTCATTCACAGCAAAACCTGCTTACAGCCCTTCAGGAGGGTGAGTTCTCAATCACCGGGCAGAGTGAGCGTTCAAGCGGTGCAATGGTCAAGACCGAACCTGTGCCCTGCAGTTTCATAATGATTGCGGCCGGAAACCTCGATGCCATGGAGGGCATGCACCCGGCACTGCGTTCAAGGATCAGAGGCTATGGTTATGAGGTATATATGCAGGATACCATGCCTGACACGCCTGAAAACCAGAAGAAGTTCATCACATTCGTTGCCCAGGAAGTCAAGAACGACGGCAAGATACCTCCGTTTGACAGATCCGCAATCGAGGAGATTATGAGGGATGCCAGAAGAAGAAGCAACCGCAAGGGTCATCTGACACTCAAGCTTCGTGACATCGGTGGTCTTATCAGGGTTTCCGGTGATATGGCACGACAGGATAATTCCGAGATCACAACTGCTGAGCATGTCTTAAGGGCAAAAGAGATTGCAAAGTCTGTTGAAGACCAGATCTCAGATGAATATACCAGAAGAAGCCGTGAGTATGACCTTACAATAGTAGAAGGAACTGCGGTCGGCAGGGTCAACGGACTTGCAGTCGTTGGTCATGACTCCGGTCAGGTCCTCCCGATAATGGCTGAGGCAACCCCTACACAGAGCGCAACCGGCAATGTTATCGCAACCGGACTGTTAAAGGAGATTGCACAGGAGTCAATCAAAAATGTCAGTGCAATATTAAAGAAGTTCACTGGCAAGGACATCCGGAATATGGATATTCATATCCAGTTCATAGGGACATACAATGGTGTTGAGGGTGACTCTGCTTCAGTCAGTGTTGCAACCGCTGTTATCAGTGCAATTGAGAATATTCCTGTCAGGCAGGATGTTGCAATGACCGGCTCACTCTCTGTAAGGGGTAATGTCCTGCCAATAGGCGGTGCAACCTACAAGATTGAGGCTGCTGCAAAGGCCGGTATAAAGACGGTCATTATTCCGAAATCAAACCTTGATGATGTATTAATTGAGGACAGATACAGGGATATGGTGGAGATAATTCCGGTCAGCACAATAGAGGAGGTGCTTGAGATCGCTCTTGTGCCTGAGAAGAAGGAGGATTTCATGGAGAAACTTAACAAACTTGCAAATATGAAACCCTCTGAATTCATAGAATCAATATCCGGTAATATTGCCTCTTCAACCGGACTCTGA
- a CDS encoding orotate phosphoribosyltransferase-like protein: protein MSSLEELVSKAKMLHSEGRSTSQIADELSLSAETVTWLLTQQKGSEAPKDVLIDWSAISGHADMLKDSAVMMIKRYYYSKDDAGEDYCPPEVVIGIAHSGIPLATFIAAEENCLFTMFHPKKHAAGQNPAGSLNSSFADVSNKNCIIVDDVITSGKTVTETVSYIKSHGGNPVAILVLFNKLGIKEIDGVPLISLVKIERID, encoded by the coding sequence ATGTCATCCCTTGAAGAACTTGTCAGCAAAGCGAAGATGCTGCATTCAGAAGGAAGAAGCACAAGCCAGATTGCAGATGAACTAAGTCTATCCGCAGAGACAGTCACCTGGCTTTTAACACAGCAGAAAGGCAGTGAAGCACCAAAGGATGTTTTAATCGACTGGTCTGCCATAAGCGGTCATGCTGATATGTTGAAGGATTCCGCAGTAATGATGATTAAACGGTATTACTACTCCAAGGACGATGCCGGGGAAGATTACTGCCCTCCGGAAGTTGTAATCGGGATTGCACATTCCGGAATTCCGCTTGCAACCTTCATTGCCGCAGAGGAGAACTGTCTCTTTACAATGTTTCACCCGAAAAAACATGCTGCGGGTCAGAATCCGGCAGGTTCCCTCAACAGCAGTTTTGCCGATGTGTCAAACAAGAACTGTATAATTGTCGATGATGTCATCACAAGCGGCAAGACCGTGACCGAAACAGTCTCATATATTAAAAGTCACGGCGGAAATCCGGTTGCGATTCTCGTCCTCTTCAATAAACTTGGTATTAAGGAGATAGATGGCGTACCCCTCATATCACTTGTGAAGATTGAGAGAATCGACTGA
- a CDS encoding tetratricopeptide repeat protein, with amino-acid sequence MGIEQETAPAALPKIIPVLIVLVAVVIIPGCTELSDSSVVFPGGTQICIDNETHLKWMEEFRENPEKYLTNPENPFEWTIKGMHSTATPFGDEQAIEYYNKAIEIDSEFPMAYCGKAEALGNLKRFNESVECLRKAVELDSRYEPWADKLRQRYSLD; translated from the coding sequence TTGGGTATTGAACAGGAAACTGCTCCGGCAGCACTGCCTAAAATAATCCCCGTCCTGATTGTGCTTGTCGCAGTTGTCATAATTCCGGGCTGCACTGAATTATCTGACAGTTCAGTTGTTTTTCCGGGCGGGACTCAGATCTGTATTGACAACGAAACCCACCTGAAATGGATGGAGGAATTCAGAGAGAACCCGGAGAAGTATCTCACCAATCCGGAAAATCCGTTTGAGTGGACAATTAAGGGCATGCACAGTACTGCAACACCATTTGGAGACGAACAGGCAATTGAATATTACAATAAAGCAATAGAGATCGATTCTGAATTCCCTATGGCATACTGTGGAAAAGCTGAGGCTCTCGGCAATCTTAAGAGATTTAACGAAAGTGTTGAGTGCCTGAGAAAAGCTGTTGAGCTTGACAGCAGGTATGAACCATGGGCCGATAAGCTCAGACAGAGATATAGCCTTGATTAG
- a CDS encoding DUF169 domain-containing protein: MTNWKELVEELNELVKLDSGIIACKRMAKKDGYMDIPGIEKPHKGFLYCQLPYLVRKQGKTIGVTKEDFEAYADKTQLKYRCVRIQGLAPADEKELDSEAKGFAGFWFKDYDTAMEQMKIYPAPTPIEALVMSPLEEEKFEPDYIMIYADGEQMTFILNGLQYHKYELIESCFIGEGSCADALPRSAATKKPSLSLPCLGERNFGLAGKEELILTIPPDRLERIVEGLKALKENGLAYPATPLEPAVNAGEMLQQLYPLQDS; the protein is encoded by the coding sequence ATGACAAACTGGAAAGAACTTGTAGAAGAACTAAATGAACTTGTAAAGCTGGATTCAGGCATCATCGCCTGCAAAAGAATGGCAAAAAAAGACGGTTACATGGACATTCCCGGCATAGAAAAACCACATAAAGGATTTCTCTACTGTCAGCTCCCATACCTTGTAAGAAAACAGGGAAAGACCATCGGAGTAACCAAAGAGGATTTTGAAGCATATGCCGACAAGACTCAGCTGAAGTACCGTTGCGTAAGAATTCAGGGACTTGCACCGGCAGATGAGAAAGAACTTGACAGCGAAGCTAAAGGCTTTGCAGGTTTCTGGTTTAAAGACTATGACACTGCTATGGAACAGATGAAAATTTATCCGGCACCCACTCCAATTGAGGCACTGGTAATGAGTCCTCTTGAAGAGGAGAAATTTGAACCTGATTATATCATGATCTACGCAGATGGTGAACAGATGACGTTTATTCTAAACGGCCTGCAGTACCACAAATATGAACTTATTGAGTCCTGCTTCATTGGAGAAGGCTCCTGTGCCGATGCTCTGCCCCGCTCTGCTGCTACAAAAAAACCGTCCCTTTCCCTGCCCTGTTTAGGTGAGAGGAACTTTGGACTTGCCGGAAAAGAAGAGCTTATCCTCACCATACCCCCAGACAGACTGGAGCGTATAGTAGAAGGTCTAAAGGCACTCAAAGAAAACGGCCTTGCTTACCCGGCAACACCATTAGAACCGGCAGTCAATGCCGGTGAGATGCTTCAGCAGCTCTACCCCCTACAGGACAGCTAA
- a CDS encoding winged helix-turn-helix transcriptional regulator, producing MEEEKKLINVRNNKEYHCPVEAALDVIGGKWKPLILWQLKETEVIRYNRLQQNLHGVSPRMLTKQLRELEEDGLVNRKMYPEIPPKVEYSLTEFGKTVSPIIEALCDWGAEYLERQCTLNKKE from the coding sequence ATGGAAGAAGAAAAGAAACTGATCAATGTCAGGAACAACAAGGAGTATCACTGCCCTGTAGAAGCTGCCCTTGATGTTATCGGTGGCAAATGGAAACCTCTGATCCTCTGGCAGTTAAAAGAGACTGAGGTCATACGCTATAACAGGCTACAGCAGAACCTCCACGGAGTTTCTCCGAGAATGCTGACAAAACAACTGAGAGAACTTGAAGAGGACGGTCTGGTAAACCGGAAGATGTACCCGGAAATTCCTCCAAAAGTTGAATATTCACTGACAGAATTTGGAAAGACCGTCTCTCCTATAATAGAGGCACTCTGCGACTGGGGAGCTGAATACCTCGAAAGGCAGTGTACTCTGAATAAGAAAGAATAA
- the msrA gene encoding peptide-methionine (S)-S-oxide reductase MsrA — protein sequence MVKDNATFAAGCFWGVEAAFQRKEGILVTRVGYTGGETKDPDYTMVCTGNTGHAEAVQIAFDNDIISYRELLEIFFSVHDPTTLNRQGPDVGDQYRSAIFYRNDEQKKEALNYIKELEEKKAFESPVVTEVLPLGDFWKAEDYHQKYFEKMGRKYGFYD from the coding sequence ATGGTTAAGGATAATGCCACATTTGCAGCAGGGTGCTTCTGGGGGGTTGAAGCGGCATTTCAGAGAAAAGAAGGCATCCTTGTGACAAGAGTAGGATATACCGGCGGTGAGACCAAAGATCCGGATTACACAATGGTCTGCACCGGAAATACAGGTCATGCTGAAGCTGTGCAGATTGCATTTGATAATGATATTATCTCATACAGGGAACTGTTAGAGATATTTTTTTCAGTACATGACCCGACAACGCTCAACAGGCAGGGGCCGGACGTTGGTGATCAGTACAGGTCTGCTATATTTTACCGGAATGATGAGCAGAAGAAGGAGGCTTTGAATTACATAAAGGAACTTGAGGAGAAGAAAGCCTTTGAGAGTCCTGTTGTGACCGAAGTTCTGCCACTTGGTGATTTCTGGAAGGCTGAGGACTACCACCAGAAGTATTTTGAGAAGATGGGGCGTAAATACGGCTTTTATGATTAA
- a CDS encoding NOB1 family endonuclease gives MIILDSSFFFTDIPLNERAMIPPSVLCELKDFRSKCRFDTLSQNMVSVESPSAESLALARKGAEKTKDITVLSETDLDVIALAIEKKAELATDDFAVSNTAQYLGIQVNPIQQRRPKLRKWKYRCIGCGRYAKDAGICDVCGSEIKRKLK, from the coding sequence ATGATAATTCTTGACTCATCATTCTTTTTTACTGACATTCCGCTCAATGAGAGGGCAATGATTCCCCCTTCAGTACTCTGTGAACTGAAGGATTTCAGGTCAAAATGCCGGTTTGATACCCTCAGCCAGAACATGGTATCGGTAGAATCGCCTTCGGCAGAATCCCTTGCGCTCGCAAGGAAGGGTGCGGAGAAGACAAAGGACATCACCGTGCTGTCTGAGACTGACCTTGATGTCATTGCACTTGCGATTGAGAAGAAGGCTGAGCTTGCAACCGATGACTTTGCAGTATCAAATACTGCCCAGTACCTTGGAATCCAGGTAAATCCAATCCAGCAGAGAAGACCAAAACTCAGAAAGTGGAAATACAGGTGCATAGGATGCGGAAGATATGCCAAAGATGCAGGGATATGTGATGTCTGTGGATCAGAGATAAAAAGAAAGCTTAAATGA
- the thsA gene encoding thermosome subunit alpha: MIGNQPIVILRDNVEVTKGREAQNSNIMACKAIAEAVRTTLGPRGMDKMLVSPSGDVVITNDGATILHELAVEHPAAKMVIAVAETQDNEVGDGTTTASILIGALMEEAQRLIAKGIHPTVIAKGYTLAMQKALEILEDNAIVAEGKDIDLLTKVAATAVTGKSIESMKETITKIVVDAVCEVATEENGKFSVDEDDVRIKTVIGDSLESAELITGFLIDKTRCDNGMPKRVENAKIALLLKPLEIAKTETKSKIKITSSQQLEAFSEQEKETLKGMADRISASGANVLLCQKGIADSVQYYLARHDILAIQDVPEKDMKAFARALSGTIVNTVDDLEEAVLGNAEVVEEMKDIKVTKFTGCTNGHTVTILVKGSNQIYVDELERAVYDAARVVMDALEDGKYVVGAAAIDTEIHLKLREYASTIGGRIQIAVEAFSNIFETIPETLAENSGLDSIDILVDLKAAHSKGEKYAGINVFTGKISNMYDAGVIEPMRVKRQAIESAAETASLLIRVDDMLISKSGSQM, encoded by the coding sequence ATGATAGGAAATCAACCAATTGTAATTTTACGTGACAATGTAGAAGTCACAAAGGGAAGGGAGGCACAGAACTCCAATATCATGGCATGCAAAGCCATTGCAGAGGCAGTAAGAACAACCCTTGGTCCACGCGGAATGGACAAGATGCTCGTTTCACCATCAGGTGATGTGGTAATCACAAACGACGGCGCAACAATTCTCCATGAGCTTGCAGTTGAACATCCGGCTGCGAAGATGGTTATTGCCGTTGCTGAAACACAGGACAATGAAGTTGGTGACGGTACAACAACTGCATCAATTCTCATCGGCGCACTGATGGAAGAGGCACAGAGGCTTATTGCAAAGGGTATTCATCCGACAGTAATCGCAAAGGGATATACACTTGCAATGCAGAAGGCTCTTGAAATCCTTGAAGATAATGCAATCGTTGCAGAAGGAAAGGATATTGATCTGTTAACAAAGGTTGCAGCAACCGCCGTTACCGGAAAGTCAATTGAATCAATGAAAGAGACCATCACAAAGATTGTTGTTGATGCAGTCTGTGAAGTTGCAACAGAGGAAAATGGAAAGTTCTCAGTTGATGAGGATGATGTCAGGATCAAGACCGTCATCGGAGACAGTCTTGAGTCAGCAGAACTTATTACAGGATTTTTGATTGATAAGACCCGCTGTGATAATGGTATGCCAAAGAGGGTTGAGAATGCAAAGATTGCACTTCTGCTAAAGCCTCTTGAGATAGCCAAGACTGAGACAAAATCAAAGATTAAGATCACATCCTCACAGCAGCTTGAGGCATTCTCTGAACAGGAGAAGGAGACACTCAAAGGAATGGCTGACAGGATCAGTGCATCGGGCGCAAATGTTCTTCTCTGCCAGAAGGGAATTGCAGATTCAGTCCAGTACTATCTCGCACGCCATGACATTCTTGCAATTCAGGATGTACCTGAGAAGGATATGAAAGCATTCGCACGTGCACTCTCAGGAACAATTGTAAACACTGTTGATGACCTTGAAGAGGCAGTTCTTGGAAATGCAGAAGTTGTTGAAGAGATGAAGGACATCAAGGTTACAAAGTTCACCGGATGCACAAACGGCCACACAGTCACAATTTTAGTCAAGGGATCTAACCAGATCTATGTTGATGAACTTGAGCGTGCGGTTTATGATGCAGCAAGAGTTGTTATGGATGCCCTTGAGGACGGCAAATATGTCGTTGGTGCAGCAGCAATCGATACTGAAATTCACTTAAAACTGCGTGAATATGCTTCCACAATCGGCGGAAGGATTCAGATCGCAGTTGAGGCATTCTCAAACATCTTTGAGACAATTCCTGAGACACTTGCAGAAAACTCAGGACTTGATTCAATTGATATACTTGTTGACCTTAAGGCAGCACATTCAAAAGGCGAGAAGTATGCCGGAATCAATGTGTTCACCGGAAAGATCTCAAATATGTATGACGCAGGTGTAATTGAGCCAATGCGTGTCAAGAGGCAGGCAATCGAGAGCGCTGCTGAGACAGCATCACTGCTCATCCGTGTTGATGACATGCTGATCTCAAAGTCCGGCTCCCAGATGTAA